The following coding sequences lie in one Silvanigrella aquatica genomic window:
- a CDS encoding rhodanese-like domain-containing protein has translation MDIVFNLATTMKEVETRFPFARSLLHSKFHVGGCASCGYESNETIEQVAAKHSKDAQAMVTTLNDGVEDMKKSEITIDEFALLKERNAKILIVDVREEWEYEVAHLPQSFLLTEKNFEQTVANSKNVECVIVVCHHGLRSMNATLYLRENGVGNARSLKGGIDAYSAKLDNSVPRY, from the coding sequence ATGGATATCGTATTTAATTTAGCAACGACTATGAAAGAAGTGGAAACACGTTTTCCCTTTGCACGATCCCTCTTGCATAGTAAATTTCATGTTGGTGGCTGTGCCAGTTGCGGCTATGAAAGTAATGAAACAATTGAACAAGTGGCTGCAAAACATTCTAAAGATGCACAAGCAATGGTAACAACGCTCAATGATGGTGTTGAAGACATGAAAAAGTCTGAAATTACTATTGATGAATTTGCTCTTTTAAAAGAAAGAAATGCTAAAATATTAATTGTCGATGTGCGTGAAGAATGGGAATATGAAGTGGCTCATTTGCCACAATCTTTTTTGTTAACAGAAAAGAATTTTGAGCAAACAGTGGCAAATTCAAAAAATGTGGAGTGTGTTATTGTTGTCTGTCACCATGGTCTGCGCTCGATGAATGCGACACTTTATTTAAGAGAAAACGGTGTTGGCAATGCGCGCAGTTTAAAAGGTGGCATTGATGCTTACAGTGCAAAATTAGACAATTCCGTACCTAGGTATTAA
- a CDS encoding type II toxin-antitoxin system HipA family toxin, producing the protein MTKSNITKYKKTEVIKVYIWDKFVGAVTLDPSLNYYVFAYDKNFGKSKIELSPIHMPLNQTEQVYVFPNLPNETYKRLPALLSDSLPDDFGNALIDRYMAEKGIPKSQITALDRLAYMGKRSMGALEFKPSFMSNQQKPTALELDKLVVEARKAVRGTIDSEGETQAALRSILDVGTSAGGARAKAVIAWNAQTQEIRSGQTQVPEGFEHWLLKFDGMGEDKELGSSQEYGRIEYAYYLMALKAGIKMSQCRLLEENNRSHFMTKRFDRENGNIKHHMQTLCAMDHLDYKKKSTNSYEQLFMVIRQLSLGHKAEVEAFRRMIFNIIGKNCDDHTKNFSFLLKENSSWELAPAYDVTFAHNPKGEWTNQHLMSVNGKYKDFSLKDILTLADRFGIGEAKNIIDEVQFAIVQWPEIAKKIQIKMSIIKHIQKLHIQLKS; encoded by the coding sequence ATGACTAAAAGTAACATTACAAAATATAAAAAAACCGAAGTGATTAAAGTTTATATTTGGGATAAATTTGTTGGCGCTGTTACTTTAGATCCTTCGTTAAATTATTATGTATTTGCCTATGACAAAAACTTTGGGAAAAGTAAAATTGAATTATCACCCATACATATGCCTTTAAACCAAACAGAACAAGTCTATGTTTTTCCAAATTTACCTAACGAAACATATAAAAGATTGCCTGCGTTATTATCCGATTCTCTGCCCGATGATTTTGGAAATGCCCTTATCGATCGCTATATGGCAGAAAAAGGGATACCCAAATCACAAATTACAGCATTAGACAGACTTGCTTATATGGGCAAAAGATCTATGGGAGCATTAGAGTTTAAACCTTCTTTTATGTCAAATCAGCAAAAACCAACAGCACTGGAATTAGACAAATTAGTTGTTGAAGCGCGCAAGGCGGTGCGCGGTACCATTGATAGTGAAGGAGAAACACAAGCGGCCTTGCGCAGTATTTTAGATGTGGGCACTTCTGCAGGAGGAGCGCGGGCGAAAGCGGTCATTGCGTGGAATGCTCAAACTCAGGAAATACGCTCAGGACAAACACAAGTGCCAGAGGGTTTTGAGCATTGGTTATTAAAGTTTGATGGTATGGGTGAAGATAAAGAATTAGGTTCTTCTCAAGAATATGGGCGTATAGAGTATGCTTATTATTTAATGGCATTAAAGGCAGGAATTAAAATGTCGCAATGTCGTTTGTTGGAGGAGAACAATCGTTCTCACTTTATGACAAAACGATTTGACCGCGAAAATGGGAACATAAAACATCATATGCAAACTTTGTGCGCTATGGATCATCTCGATTACAAAAAAAAATCGACAAATAGTTATGAACAATTATTTATGGTGATACGCCAATTATCTCTTGGACATAAAGCAGAAGTAGAAGCATTTCGTCGCATGATTTTTAATATTATAGGTAAAAACTGTGATGATCATACCAAAAACTTTTCTTTTTTATTGAAAGAAAATAGCTCTTGGGAACTGGCACCTGCTTATGATGTTACTTTTGCACATAATCCAAAAGGGGAATGGACAAATCAGCATTTAATGTCCGTAAATGGAAAATATAAAGATTTTTCATTAAAAGATATTTTAACTTTAGCAGATAGGTTCGGTATAGGAGAAGCAAAAAATATTATTGATGAAGTTCAGTTTGCAATTGTGCAATGGCCAGAAATTGCGAAGAAAATTCAAATAAAAATGTCGATAATAAAGCATATTCAAAAATTACATATTCAATTAAAATCATAA
- a CDS encoding alpha/beta hydrolase — MYAIETWISERLNKINLAKFEGSGRRHFSINNLQDVSVSYYEVPLSTGPGTAFLSVPKGIESAQKSLVILMHGLGDDCSYPLLHWIRFLNASGMSVLSFDWDGHGVDGSSILDFQQATRSLPLLVYRLFGEENGSSGLSSRRSGPTCFLMGHSMGASFALIAATRNDVARNIDGVIAVSPALNINSYSKATGEVWNYLYPSAWLKDFLNKFSYYGLDGLFPATGSFKRKSFPLRMRTSIGYVDQARKFVNETFEKRRILRDVQVPVLWMHGMKDHIAPYAQVASLMMEIPSAFFAHNDEKRGHLRMAFSDQIPKYCSFFIKQCYESKNNK; from the coding sequence ATGTACGCGATAGAAACATGGATTTCAGAAAGACTCAATAAAATAAATTTGGCAAAGTTTGAAGGAAGTGGACGCAGACACTTTTCTATCAATAACCTCCAAGATGTTTCGGTTTCCTACTATGAAGTCCCCCTTTCGACAGGACCTGGAACGGCATTTTTATCTGTGCCGAAAGGGATTGAAAGCGCTCAAAAATCTCTTGTGATTCTCATGCATGGCCTGGGTGATGACTGCTCCTACCCCCTTTTGCATTGGATCCGATTTTTAAATGCCAGCGGCATGTCGGTTCTCTCTTTTGACTGGGACGGTCACGGCGTCGACGGATCCTCCATTTTAGATTTCCAACAAGCAACACGAAGTCTTCCCTTGCTTGTCTACCGCTTGTTCGGTGAAGAAAATGGCTCTTCTGGCCTAAGCTCCAGACGTAGTGGGCCCACATGCTTTTTAATGGGGCATTCCATGGGGGCTTCCTTTGCTCTCATTGCCGCCACGCGCAACGATGTGGCAAGAAATATTGATGGCGTTATTGCTGTCTCACCTGCCTTAAATATCAACTCCTATTCCAAAGCGACCGGCGAAGTTTGGAATTATTTGTACCCGAGTGCCTGGCTTAAAGATTTTCTCAATAAATTTTCTTACTATGGATTAGATGGCCTATTTCCTGCCACAGGTTCTTTTAAGAGAAAATCCTTTCCTCTTCGCATGCGAACCTCCATAGGCTATGTCGATCAAGCGCGCAAATTTGTAAATGAAACTTTTGAAAAACGACGCATTTTAAGAGATGTACAAGTCCCTGTGCTGTGGATGCATGGCATGAAAGATCACATTGCTCCTTATGCACAAGTGGCTTCTCTCATGATGGAAATTCCCTCCGCTTTTTTCGCTCATAATGACGAAAAAAGAGGCCATTTAAGAATGGCTTTCTCCGATCAAATTCCTAAATATTGCTCATTTTTTATAAAGCAATGTTATGAATCAAAAAATAATAAGTAA
- a CDS encoding helix-turn-helix domain-containing protein, with protein MTMIHTPQELEIMLGENIKALRLQRNLDRQSLCQQAGVSLNALKNLENAKGSALMTLIRVLKALGNEDWVQNFSPKVTVNPLHMVRNKPVRQRASRRVARGNIKND; from the coding sequence ATGACAATGATTCATACCCCCCAAGAGCTTGAAATTATGTTGGGAGAAAATATTAAAGCCTTAAGATTACAAAGAAATTTAGATCGGCAAAGCCTTTGCCAGCAAGCAGGGGTGAGTTTAAATGCTCTAAAAAACCTAGAAAATGCAAAAGGTTCAGCCCTCATGACGCTCATACGCGTATTAAAAGCTTTGGGTAATGAGGATTGGGTGCAAAACTTTTCACCTAAAGTAACTGTGAATCCCTTGCACATGGTGCGGAACAAACCTGTAAGGCAAAGAGCGAGCCGGCGTGTTGCTAGAGGAAATATAAAAAATGACTAA
- a CDS encoding AsmA family protein, with protein MVNKTVVKKTMTTQNKWILGSFGVFSFIILILFILPFLINFNKFKPQIQNIVSQKLNAKIDFSSARLTIFTGLGIELENVKVENSDELFLGTELFKVKSIKFKTDLFPLLKGHFVGSVFINNPEVNFMRYTGYNNITSLIKKQGNNKNEGNSTEVVGENSTKKSKNEPYPFADKVLVKSFEIKDATFRISNISGVSDREVAKIKNLNILISNIGVGKDTKIDMNTDLDFKNDDIMTKGNVALNIILNTEIEGKIWKNSLFTADMNFNNLDFNYKDALVKKKNIPFRLTFGGHASPGGIKIEDLKMVLKSMNSNAKISVTNFEKLDSDIFLSLNSNNLSDMGEIFPQHKQMLLNGNLDFKAKVIGSLIQPENLLVNLDLKSKLSHSDINLGFTANSLKPLVGALSIQSQNLYLSKILKPFMDKEEDKKTKKDSKENKEIVKKEPKNTAPGQELPPSKDEFVLSDDQRKMLNGANFSMDINIGKLVYDDLSLQNIALNTKLRNYYATLNKFNMSIFSGNLSSSASIDLSPYPIVYSGSVTLNKAKVQEVFKFIKPDATKSPIDGNAEIKMNFNAKGITRPSISRFLNAKGSFYFTDGMLNTKSLISLTGQQFNQFVNNTSLGALKLDGNSLKQMSLSENDSTRRSLNNQKGDFEIKDGKLLLRNSITTDDGTLKLHADVGLDESLKGNAIYIASNNIKNHLLSQSKYAKYLLNQKGEFELELTIAGNVNNPEVTINTAVLQARLVKNATKELTNKVKEEIKKNPEMQKLQDDAKKLLEKNGFDIKQLGF; from the coding sequence GTGGTAAATAAGACTGTTGTAAAAAAAACAATGACAACTCAAAACAAATGGATATTAGGATCCTTTGGAGTTTTTAGCTTTATAATTTTAATTTTATTCATTCTCCCTTTTCTCATTAATTTTAACAAATTTAAACCTCAAATTCAAAATATAGTCAGTCAAAAACTCAATGCTAAAATTGATTTTTCTTCAGCAAGATTAACAATTTTTACAGGCCTTGGCATTGAATTAGAAAATGTAAAAGTTGAAAATTCCGATGAGTTATTTTTAGGAACAGAACTTTTTAAAGTTAAAAGCATTAAATTTAAAACCGATTTATTCCCCTTGCTAAAAGGACATTTTGTAGGCAGTGTATTTATTAATAATCCCGAAGTTAATTTTATGCGCTATACAGGTTATAATAATATCACAAGTTTGATTAAAAAGCAGGGGAATAATAAAAATGAGGGAAATAGTACAGAGGTTGTTGGAGAAAATTCAACTAAAAAATCTAAAAATGAGCCCTACCCTTTTGCCGATAAAGTTCTTGTCAAATCATTTGAAATTAAAGATGCCACGTTTCGAATTTCTAATATCTCAGGAGTTTCCGATCGCGAAGTAGCAAAAATTAAAAATTTAAATATTTTAATTAGCAATATTGGCGTTGGTAAAGATACTAAAATTGATATGAATACCGATCTCGACTTTAAAAATGATGATATTATGACCAAAGGAAATGTTGCTTTAAATATTATTTTAAATACAGAAATTGAAGGTAAAATTTGGAAAAATTCATTATTTACCGCAGACATGAATTTTAATAATCTTGATTTTAACTACAAAGATGCCCTTGTTAAAAAGAAAAATATTCCTTTTCGCCTCACTTTTGGAGGACACGCTTCTCCCGGTGGAATCAAAATTGAAGATCTCAAAATGGTTTTGAAATCTATGAATAGCAACGCAAAAATATCTGTAACAAATTTTGAAAAATTAGACTCCGATATTTTTCTATCTCTCAATTCAAATAATCTTTCCGATATGGGCGAAATTTTTCCCCAACACAAACAAATGTTGCTAAATGGCAATTTAGATTTTAAAGCAAAAGTAATTGGCAGTTTAATTCAACCCGAAAATTTGCTTGTTAATTTGGACTTGAAATCAAAACTATCTCATTCCGATATTAATTTAGGCTTTACCGCAAACTCCCTAAAACCTTTAGTAGGAGCATTAAGTATTCAAAGTCAAAATCTTTATTTATCAAAAATTTTAAAACCTTTTATGGATAAAGAAGAAGATAAAAAGACAAAAAAGGACTCTAAAGAAAATAAAGAAATAGTAAAAAAAGAGCCTAAAAATACAGCTCCTGGACAAGAATTGCCTCCCAGCAAAGATGAATTTGTTCTATCTGACGATCAAAGGAAAATGCTTAATGGTGCAAATTTCAGCATGGATATTAATATTGGCAAATTAGTATATGATGATTTAAGCTTACAAAATATTGCGCTCAATACTAAATTAAGAAATTATTATGCCACCTTAAATAAATTCAATATGTCTATTTTTTCTGGAAATTTAAGTTCCAGTGCCTCTATCGATTTAAGTCCCTACCCTATTGTCTATAGTGGTTCAGTTACTTTAAATAAAGCTAAAGTTCAAGAAGTTTTTAAATTCATAAAACCCGACGCTACCAAAAGTCCTATCGATGGAAACGCAGAAATAAAAATGAACTTCAATGCAAAAGGCATCACTCGCCCTTCTATCTCTCGTTTCCTTAATGCCAAAGGCTCCTTTTATTTTACCGACGGTATGCTCAATACAAAAAGTTTAATTTCTTTAACAGGGCAACAATTTAATCAATTTGTGAACAACACATCCTTAGGTGCCTTAAAATTAGACGGGAACTCCTTAAAGCAAATGAGCTTATCCGAAAACGACAGCACACGCCGCAGCCTCAATAATCAAAAAGGGGATTTTGAAATTAAAGATGGCAAATTACTTTTGCGCAATTCTATTACCACCGACGATGGTACCTTAAAACTTCATGCCGATGTGGGACTGGATGAAAGCCTAAAAGGAAACGCAATTTACATTGCAAGTAATAATATAAAAAATCACCTTTTATCACAAAGTAAATATGCTAAATATTTACTCAATCAAAAAGGGGAATTCGAATTGGAATTGACAATTGCGGGAAATGTAAATAACCCCGAAGTCACAATTAATACCGCAGTACTGCAAGCCCGACTTGTAAAAAACGCCACAAAAGAATTAACTAATAAAGTAAAAGAAGAAATTAAAAAGAACCCCGAAATGCAAAAACTGCAAGATGATGCCAAAAAGCTCTTAGAAAAAAATGGCTTCGATATAAAGCAACTAGGCTTCTGA
- a CDS encoding Mur ligase family protein, whose product MTAYLKPHIAIIHPSGRLKISDKEKEERIQKLKGLGFDLTEILPQQNSVDGVTSAPVLERASQLSYALTMRKFPLLFAARGGMGCTELVPFLENMLPPVIPDKTLVGFSDISFLGAYLSLRYPNFKYIHGQNAYAQNLFTGSERDQKCLFELLNNVENDYSFHGTLFPQLSDIHKKIEGVCVPLNLSLAESLCTINYLKFPKNNILFLEECNEHLFRILRKFDALINSGFMSASKAIVLGSFSGCFDAQEKPLKREDLAKIIAQKTNLPVIDLPIFGHDENRFPLVMRSKVKISMISDKAEVILTNKIEKSSAIATTFPANLFCKKIEIGHKKQLKIHMTGIGGTGMAQVSGLFKSAGYVVSGSDTPIYPPMDKVIADLGIKPDVGFLAENIQKHSPDALVLANVVSRMSASLKKNDELEYILSQTTPMLSFPSALRKYFLSESRNIIISGTHGKTTTSSLVTHLFSKLGQNPSFLIGGSPANFDAGFALRSKDLFVLEGDEYDSAFFDKGPKFLHYEPKICLINNIEFDHADIYPNVEAIEAEFLRLAKLTKERNGIVIANFDDERAYRVALNSGAHVIGFSAHQQPKNKGLCWQLKSFKTFSNGIEVQSKQPNGKLIKFKTGIFGSHNALNATAACAILQASNILDQLKGNDLAELPKYTENKVFLNKLSKAMSSFKGVKRRFELLREKNNISVFDDFAHHPTAIVTTLEAFRSYMKSVGKKGKLIACFDPRNATMRRRVLQDQLSKSFFHADEILLGKVPQDLRMGKDEVLDGISVAKACGNHARYFDDNEKLLEALKQDVAPGDTIVFMSSGSFDGIPYRFAKTL is encoded by the coding sequence ATGACAGCTTATTTAAAACCGCATATTGCCATTATTCACCCTTCAGGAAGACTAAAAATTAGCGATAAAGAAAAAGAAGAGAGAATTCAAAAATTAAAAGGGTTAGGATTTGATTTGACTGAAATTTTACCCCAACAAAATTCAGTTGATGGAGTGACATCGGCTCCTGTTTTAGAGAGAGCTTCCCAGCTTAGTTATGCTCTTACTATGCGTAAATTTCCTTTATTATTTGCTGCGCGTGGAGGAATGGGCTGTACGGAATTGGTGCCTTTTTTAGAAAATATGTTACCCCCAGTAATACCAGATAAAACATTAGTCGGTTTTTCAGATATTTCATTTTTAGGCGCTTATTTATCTCTTCGTTATCCTAATTTTAAATATATTCATGGACAAAATGCTTATGCACAAAATTTATTTACAGGATCCGAAAGAGATCAAAAATGTTTGTTTGAGTTATTAAATAATGTTGAAAATGATTATTCATTTCATGGGACTTTGTTTCCTCAATTAAGTGACATTCATAAAAAAATAGAGGGAGTTTGTGTTCCTTTAAACCTAAGCTTGGCGGAGAGCCTTTGTACAATAAATTATTTAAAATTTCCAAAAAATAATATTTTATTTTTAGAAGAATGTAATGAACATTTATTTCGTATTTTAAGAAAATTTGATGCTCTTATCAATTCTGGATTTATGAGCGCGTCAAAAGCCATTGTATTAGGATCTTTTTCAGGATGCTTTGATGCTCAAGAAAAACCTTTAAAACGAGAAGATTTAGCAAAAATAATTGCACAAAAGACTAATCTACCTGTAATTGATTTACCTATATTTGGTCATGATGAGAACCGATTCCCTCTTGTTATGAGAAGTAAAGTAAAAATATCAATGATATCTGATAAAGCGGAAGTTATTCTCACAAATAAAATTGAGAAATCTTCAGCTATAGCAACAACATTTCCAGCAAATTTATTTTGCAAAAAAATTGAGATTGGCCACAAAAAACAGCTTAAAATTCATATGACTGGTATTGGTGGAACAGGAATGGCTCAAGTCTCAGGGCTTTTCAAATCTGCTGGATATGTCGTGAGTGGAAGTGACACACCTATTTATCCTCCAATGGATAAGGTTATTGCCGATTTAGGTATCAAACCTGATGTTGGTTTTCTGGCTGAAAATATTCAAAAGCATTCCCCTGATGCCCTTGTTTTAGCTAATGTTGTCAGTCGTATGAGTGCCAGTTTAAAGAAAAATGATGAGCTAGAATATATTCTTTCCCAAACAACTCCTATGCTTAGTTTTCCTTCTGCATTAAGAAAATATTTTTTATCTGAAAGTCGAAATATTATTATCAGCGGAACCCATGGAAAAACAACAACCAGTAGTTTAGTAACGCATTTATTTTCAAAATTAGGACAAAATCCTTCTTTTTTAATTGGAGGAAGCCCTGCAAATTTTGATGCAGGATTTGCTTTAAGATCAAAAGATCTTTTTGTTTTAGAAGGGGACGAGTATGATTCCGCTTTTTTTGATAAAGGCCCTAAATTTCTGCATTATGAGCCTAAAATTTGTCTTATAAATAATATTGAATTTGATCATGCTGATATTTATCCTAATGTAGAAGCGATTGAGGCTGAGTTTTTAAGACTTGCTAAATTAACAAAAGAAAGAAATGGAATTGTTATTGCAAATTTTGATGATGAAAGAGCTTATCGAGTTGCTCTAAATTCGGGTGCCCATGTTATTGGTTTTTCTGCACATCAACAACCTAAAAATAAGGGATTATGTTGGCAATTAAAATCATTTAAAACATTTTCAAATGGAATTGAAGTGCAATCCAAACAGCCCAATGGAAAACTCATTAAATTTAAAACAGGTATATTTGGCAGTCACAATGCACTTAATGCCACCGCGGCCTGTGCTATTTTACAGGCATCAAATATATTAGATCAATTAAAAGGAAATGACCTTGCTGAATTACCAAAATACACAGAAAATAAAGTTTTTTTAAACAAACTTAGCAAAGCAATGTCTAGCTTTAAAGGTGTAAAAAGACGTTTTGAATTATTACGTGAGAAAAATAATATTTCCGTATTCGATGATTTTGCTCATCACCCGACTGCGATTGTAACCACATTGGAAGCTTTTCGCAGTTATATGAAAAGTGTAGGTAAAAAGGGGAAATTAATAGCCTGTTTCGATCCGAGAAATGCAACAATGCGTCGTAGGGTTTTGCAAGATCAGTTGAGTAAAAGTTTTTTTCATGCCGATGAAATTTTGTTAGGAAAAGTTCCACAAGATTTACGAATGGGAAAAGATGAAGTTCTTGACGGGATTTCTGTTGCTAAGGCCTGCGGAAATCATGCAAGATATTTTGACGATAATGAAAAATTGCTCGAAGCATTAAAACAAGATGTTGCGCCAGGTGATACCATTGTATTCATGTCGAGTGGTTCGTTTGATGGCATTCCCTATCGTTTTGCAAAAACATTATAG
- a CDS encoding MFS transporter, whose translation MAIKKAEKNIIVASSLGTVFEWYDFYLYGTLAVFFGTLFFPKGNDTAAFLASLATFGAGFAVRPFGALLFGRIGDIVGRKYTFLITIIVMGSSTALVGFLPTYEQIGIFAPILLTLLRLTQGLALGGEYGGAATYVAEHAPHEKRGLHTSWIQTTATLGFFLSLLVILACRLSLSEADFKSWGWRIPFLVSIVLLIVSVYIRLKLNESPIFLKMKQMGKTSKSPLRDSFLKKNNLKLVLLALFGATAGQGVVWYTGQFYALYFLQNTLKIDFQNSYIMIAISLIIATPFFVFFGKISDKIGRKKVILAGCLIAAIAYIPIFKGLTYFGNPALSHAMEIAPISIETNKCNSDCAQLKEALSKKGYHFKFNVVESATDSLVVKIGSEELKTTDIAALDDALKKVGYPASANPAEINYVGVVILLIILVIFVTMVYGPIAAFLVELFPTRIRYTSMSFPYHIGNGWFGGFLPLIAASVVIYTGNIYAGLFYPIGVALMTFIIGGLFIKETKDNRLDND comes from the coding sequence ATGGCAATCAAAAAGGCAGAAAAAAATATTATTGTTGCTTCTTCATTGGGTACCGTCTTTGAATGGTATGATTTTTATCTCTATGGTACTTTAGCGGTTTTTTTTGGTACTTTATTTTTTCCCAAAGGAAATGATACCGCAGCTTTTTTAGCGAGTCTTGCTACATTTGGTGCTGGTTTTGCTGTCCGCCCCTTTGGAGCCTTATTATTTGGTCGCATTGGCGATATTGTTGGCCGCAAGTACACTTTTTTAATAACTATTATTGTTATGGGTTCTTCCACTGCTTTAGTTGGTTTTTTGCCTACCTACGAGCAAATTGGAATTTTTGCCCCTATTTTATTAACTCTTTTACGTCTTACACAAGGACTTGCTTTAGGTGGTGAATACGGTGGTGCTGCCACTTATGTGGCAGAGCATGCCCCCCATGAAAAAAGAGGTTTGCACACCAGTTGGATTCAAACCACAGCCACATTAGGTTTTTTTCTTTCGCTGCTTGTCATTTTAGCCTGCCGCTTGAGTCTAAGTGAAGCCGATTTTAAAAGCTGGGGCTGGCGCATTCCTTTTTTAGTTTCAATTGTTCTTTTAATTGTATCCGTTTACATAAGACTTAAATTAAATGAATCGCCTATCTTTTTAAAAATGAAACAGATGGGTAAAACATCAAAATCTCCTTTAAGAGACAGCTTTTTGAAAAAGAACAATTTAAAATTAGTTCTTTTGGCATTGTTTGGTGCCACTGCGGGGCAAGGAGTTGTCTGGTATACAGGACAATTTTATGCTCTTTATTTCTTACAAAATACCTTGAAAATAGATTTTCAAAATTCCTATATTATGATTGCAATTTCACTTATTATTGCGACTCCTTTTTTTGTGTTTTTTGGAAAAATTTCAGACAAAATTGGTCGTAAAAAAGTTATTTTAGCGGGATGTTTAATTGCGGCCATTGCTTATATTCCCATTTTCAAAGGATTGACTTATTTTGGCAATCCCGCATTAAGTCACGCAATGGAAATTGCTCCTATTTCTATTGAAACCAATAAATGCAATTCGGATTGTGCGCAATTAAAAGAAGCTTTATCTAAAAAAGGCTATCACTTTAAATTTAATGTCGTGGAAAGCGCCACCGATTCTCTTGTCGTCAAAATTGGTTCCGAAGAATTAAAAACCACAGATATTGCTGCTTTGGATGATGCTCTTAAAAAAGTAGGCTATCCTGCTTCTGCAAATCCTGCGGAAATTAATTATGTCGGTGTTGTTATTTTACTCATAATTTTAGTAATATTTGTCACCATGGTTTATGGGCCTATTGCCGCATTTTTAGTAGAACTTTTTCCTACGCGCATTCGCTACACTTCCATGTCGTTTCCTTATCATATTGGTAACGGATGGTTTGGTGGATTTTTACCCTTAATTGCCGCTTCTGTTGTGATTTATACAGGAAATATATATGCTGGATTATTTTATCCTATTGGAGTCGCTCTTATGACCTTCATAATTGGCGGCTTATTTATTAAAGAAACAAAGGATAATCGATTAGATAATGATTGA
- a CDS encoding Rpn family recombination-promoting nuclease/putative transposase, with protein MENIEILDVKNDYIFKRIFGENENIFIDFVNSILNQRDDKKIKSVTFLNNEITKDSQYDKESRLDVTARIPRSMGARLSENLGAN; from the coding sequence TTGGAAAATATAGAAATTTTAGATGTCAAGAATGATTATATTTTTAAAAGAATATTTGGGGAAAACGAAAATATATTTATAGATTTTGTAAATAGTATTTTAAATCAGAGGGATGACAAAAAAATAAAATCGGTTACGTTTTTAAATAATGAAATTACTAAGGATAGTCAATATGATAAAGAATCACGCCTAGATGTAACGGCGCGCATTCCTAGGAGCATGGGCGCACGCTTATCCGAAAATTTGGGCGCAAATTAA